A stretch of DNA from Acanthochromis polyacanthus isolate Apoly-LR-REF ecotype Palm Island chromosome 21, KAUST_Apoly_ChrSc, whole genome shotgun sequence:
CAACAAAGACAACATAGAAAATACTAAATCAAAGCCTTCTCACTGGCTGTTAAAAAGTTGAGAATGGTGTAGACAAAGGGAGATAAAATccacaataaaatcaaacatttagAGCAACCTCAGTCAATAAGATGAATCCAAAATGACAGATCCACTCAAACAATAGCAGTATCAGTGTGTTGTATCTTCAAGCCTGTATTCTCTGAATTTTATATGTTGTATGATGCCATGAGAGGCTGACAAGCATTGGtgtgttttattaatgtgtCTCGTCCACTAAAATAAAGATCTTTTACTTTTCAGACCCACTCTCAGTACCGAAAGCTGGATTTAAGCCATTTCCTTTGTTGTAATTCTTCTGCCCTTCTTTACTATTATTCCATAGCGATGAACACCAGTGGTTTGGCTCACACCAGCAGCGTTCCTGtctgttttctgctttaaaatgtgttttttgttggacCTTTGTACTATGGGGCCAAGCTGTGTCTCAATCACAAAACATACAAACCTTCTTTCTTcatctgattattattattattattattattattattattataaggtgAAAATAAGAGActtttcagaatatttttcCTACCTTAGTAACTTTACTAATATGAACTCATACAATGAGCAGATTTAGGTTGATTTATTATTCAGCTCTTATTCTGTGTCATCTCAAATATCTGTtctgtgaaagaaagaaagagaaagaaagaaagaaagaaagaaagaaagaaagaaagaaagaaagaacatttGGTAAAGTTTGATCTCTGTCCAAGGTGCTGATCCTGCAAGGCACAAGTTATCAGCATTAACTTGATAGACAGGATTCATTTTCCATgcctgtcatttaaaaataaatatttgcaaatctttttaaaatgatattaTGCGCTAAAATCCACATCAAATTATAACAGGACTGACTATATCAGGAAACTTTCCCCGAGTAGACGGAAGAAAGAAGTCGCTTCAGCTTCTCTGTCCCGCCTCGCTTGCCGTAGGAAACACggaaaaactgtggacatggtgTAGCCAGTAAGCCTGCTAGCCATTTTAGGCTGATTATTATTGTGACAAAATGTTCAGTAAAGAGTAACGTTTTGTATGCTGATGAAGGAGAATGTGGCGGGGATGTGGCTAAATAATGGGAAACGTCTTTGGGAGAAAGAGTCGACCTTCTCGTGTAACGGAGCAAGACAAAGCCGTCTTGGTGAGCTGATGGCGGCTGTTAGCAGCACCGTTACATGAACGCTCGGCTGGTGCTAGTTTGCTGGACCAAGTGGATTAACGCTAGCCGAGGTGCTAACAGTGCAATTgcattttactgtcatttgCGGTTCAACGAGACTCATTTGTTTGTACGAGCAAAACGTTGTCCAGCGTGTCTGTGAGTGTAAAATAGACTGTGTTCCTCGAAACAGCTATGTAATAAATACTACCTatatgtgtatttgttttattgttttgacacatttttgttaGGTGATATTTCACCTTTAGCATTTTTAATCAGCATTATTGTAAAAAATTCTTCTCAGTACAAAAACATCTTTAGCAGGTAGTATTGTATTCGTGCTTTCCTTGTATTTTGCAAAATAGaatagatgtaaaaaaaaaaaaaatcagtttaaatgcTCCATGTAACCTATATTGATCATTCTTAGTCATGTCTGACCTTGTTTCCCCCCCCAGCAACTGAAACAGCAGAGAGATAAGCTGAAGCAGTACCAAAAGAGAATCACTTTACAGCTGGAGAAAGAGCGACTTCTAGCAAAGCAGCTGCTCAAAGATGGCAAGAAACAGTATGTAGATGTTCAGATCTGAAACTATATCCATCAGCATGTAATTACACTActatgaaactgtaaaaaatacgaGGTTTACTTCCACTGGTTCTATGCTGTCATCTCttacagtgttttattctgtgtgCCATAGTGCACACAGTATTCGTACTGTACATGAAGCATGCTGTTTGTTATattatgttttgcttttgttgcagGAAAGCACTGCTGCTTCTTAAGAAAAAGCGATATCAGGATCAGTTACTAGACAAGACTGAAAATCAGATTTCAAACCTGGAGCGCATGGTACGTTTTGTAGCATTGTTCTTTGATTgccttttgataaaatgatcaTTACCGAGTAGCTACTATCACGCTTAGAGGAGGAGAAAGCAATCTCCCCATAGGCAATATATTGGGTTAAATATCTCCATCTGTAATAAGTTTCGCCAAAGGTGAACAACACTATGCCTCCTTACGAGTCAATATCCTATTCATACTTGATGCGTTTGTTGGGATCGACTACAGATATCGCAGTAAAATTAGCCTCGAGCCTTGCATTCATTCCAGAATAGTGATTTATGAGtcagtgcttttttttgtttgcaatacAGAAATGAGGTGTTCTAGAAAATTCAACCTAATCTAACCTGTAATCAAACAATGGtttctctctttaaaaaaaatacagtgattAGTGTCCTGCTAATTTTATAAGTATAACATAATCAACCACTTTTTAGTTAATGATTAAAGAGAGATTTTAGCATAAAACTATTGCTATTCACCTGTAAATGTTTGCAACTTGGTTGTGTGTCATAAAAGCTTCATTTTCCAACTGAATTTGTAACATGCTAATATTTGTCAACAGGTTCAGGATATTGAGTTCATGCAAATTGAGATGAAAGTCATCGAGGGGCTTAAAGTTGGCAATGATTGTCTGAAGAGTATGCACGAGGTAGATATCTTTTTCTCCCCTGAATTTTCTGTTTAGAAACAtctcttttgcatttgttttatttgcaacCCTTTAAGCATTATATACATGAGTGTGTACTTCAACAATGTCAGACTTTCCACTGATAAGCATGCTTTCTTTAATGTGATCCTTGGGTGAAGAGTGAGCAGCAGAGAAAGCTTGCAGTTTCTGTTAGCGTAGCCGGGGCACATTGTTTGAAGATTAAAGGATTAAGAAGAAAAGCCTTGACTACAGCAATGTGACTGCTGCACATCCTTGGATACAGTGTATAGATCTTGCATTGAAAATTCACAAGCTAGCCAGAATATGTTGAAAACACTTTTcatctaaaaatatatttcttctGTAATGGGGGCTTTCTTCCTTGTTTGTGACAGATCATGTCAATAGAAGATGTGGAGAGAATCCTGGATGAGACGCAGGAATCGATTGAATATCAGAGGGTAAATGCTTCACTGATGCTAGTCAAACACACCTGTACAAAACTATTTCTACTTTTCTAATAACTGTTTTTTACTCTCAGCACTGTGTATATGCCTAATGTTAATTTGAATCTTacaaaaactatgaaaacaaagctaaaaaagATTAGAGGATACGGGCTGTTCAAAGTAGAATTTTAAAAGAcattcaatattttattttttcacctgCAGCAAATAGATGAAATGTTGGCTGGAGCCTTGACACAAGAGGATGAGGACGCTGTTTTAGCAGAGCTGGAAGCTATCACTCAGGTGGGTGTTAAGCTGCCTGTTCAGCCTTTATTAATATGGAGAGTGTTTGCAGAGCTCACATGTATAGTTCCTCACATTGATTCCTGGTGGTAATCACAGTCTATAACTGTCGGCCACTTAGCGCTTCCTCTGAAGCAGTGCTGTGGTTAAAGCTGTGATTCCTAATTGAGTCATGTGAGGATATCATTCCAAAGTTCTGGCTGCCATTTTGACCTTAGTTCTGTATAATATCTGTCACTTGAAGAGAAGAAACAATTCTAGTAAAATCTGCAGAATTTTGAAGCAAAACACAGCATAGATTGTGATCTATTAACAGGCTGTAATTTAAACCACTGTGGTTGATTCATAGTGATTATACTCTCCGGAGATTCCTCTTCTTTTGTGATGTAATTGTTATTCCAAATGATGACACATACTCTCAAGTCTGTCAAATTACAGAAATTACTATGCTTCACAGTTAAACACAGACTTCTAGGGCTGGATTTTACCCACTGatacaaataaaattcaaagactgTATTGCAGTGGAAGGATTTGTATCTGCAATAAAATAAGATGTCAGAATAAATCTGCTGTCAGGACAATCTGACAGGAGGAAAAGCAGCTAATTTTTCCATCAAACAGTTCATTAGCAAATATTTTGGATGTGCAGTCAAACCAGAGTTAAATAGATATTCTGTCCTTGTATTTAAGTAATGCATTACGTATTActtattactttttaaaaagacaagttCAGTACTGTATTCATTTACTTCATGTACAAAGTAATTTGTTGCACTACTTGGAACattacttttgcttttttcccaaCATGGCTTGAGATAAATTGTTATGCAATTGCCACTTAAGAATATAATGTTAAACCTTCCATGCGTCCACCTAGCAGCACAAATCCGTATCTTAATGATACTATACTAGTATCATACTTCAGGTCCTTCTTTTATGCTCTTCAATAAAGTAttccacaaaacaaacagaaaaaatgatgaaaaccagATCAAAGATCACTGCAGGGAAAGAAGTTTTGCGGCAACATCAAGGCTTAGttgcaaaatataaaaataaaaatagtattCTAGTGAAATCATTACATAGGTGAGGTACAGACAGTTGCAATGTGATTACAGTAATACCCACACTGCCTATGAAtagacacgcatgcacacacacacactatatatatgtatacacagcGCCCTCcgtaattattggcacccctggttaagatgtgttgaaagccttaaaataaattcaatttttattgcagaagcatactctcaaactgaaaactgtagaaaaaaaataatcataggAGAAGATAAGATGCttatgtatgatttttttttttcccctagtgaataaatgcacttgaattaaaggttggattttcctcttttttcattgtggtcctatattatttagaaaaaaaatgaatttattagaagctaaagaactcATCTTTACCAGGGGTGCCAGTAATTATGGAAGGcgctgtatacacacacacacacacacacacacacacacacacacacacacacacacacacacacacacacacacacactattgtTCAAATGTTTCGGGTCACgcacacagacaatttcatgttttccatgaaaaactcacacttttattcatgcgctaacataaatgagtgtgtgtgtatgtatatatatgtaaagTGACCTCAAACAGGCAAATAGGAACTTCTGAAATGCGGTATGTGTGCTTTGTTCGATGATACCTCTGTGTTAATCCAATTGTCTTCGAGCCGTTGAATTACTTTTCCAAGCACTCCCTGCACCCTGAAGCTTGCGTCacccacttttaaggaactcaATATGTGCTTTCAGCTAAGATGGATAACTAAGTATATTTGTGCATCTCTAGCTGGCGTGTCTAGTCTCTGTTTTAACTATCACTTCTCCTGAAACAGGGAGAAGATGTAGCACTTCCAGAGGTCCCCACTGAGCCAATACCAGAGGTCCCTGAAGCGGCTACAGCGGAACCAGGTAGAGCTTATCTTTTGATTTCACACCACAAAGCGTTCCTTACACAACTGACAAATTTGTAATTGATGGCAGActgattgtttgttttaattcaattttgtgttttctagacaggagagaagcaaagaaCAAGCCAGACAGAGAGATGTTGGCAGCCTAACAGATTGAATTGGTGGTTGATATCCAGCGTTGAGCTGCAAATAAATAGAGTAGGATCTGTTTGCTCTGAGTTTCGGTATGTGAGGGTGGGCTCTGCGTACAGGAGTGCATTTTCAAGCGTTTTACAGGATCAGCATGGTCTGCACTCTGGTTCACTGCTCCCCTGAAGTAACTACATGAAGTGAAATGTCTGTGTCTGATTTGGATTAGCAAAGCAATGTTACATTGTAGCGGTTATTGTAGAAAAACAGGGTgaatttttagatgttttacacATTAATTTCAGCTGTTTTACATATTAAATTGAGCTGTGGAAACAAATGATGTCTTGGCTTTTATTCTGCAAACTGActaactttacattttttgtgattgtgTTAAAATGGCAAATCTTCTGTGGTTTAGATACATTGGAGAATTTTTTCAAATTGTGTGACAATCTTTCTCCAGAAGAGGGCACTCCCAGCTAGTTTTTTGACACCACAAAACGGGTGTCTTCATTCACATTGCATcagtaaagtgtgtgtgtgttcatgttgcTGTTATGTGGGAGATGTTTAGACAAGAAAGCCAATATACTATTTACAATCCTACACTAAGTAGGCACCGAGACACTAATTAGTACGTACAGTGAGGCTAACGCAAATTATCCtctgggaaaaaaacatcacccGTGGTGTTTCTGAAAACAGTCGGAATATGACTCTAACAGCCCCAAGTAATAGTTATATACTTAAATTGGTGTTTTGTAAAGAGCAAAGTGACTCCTTGCTTGCAGCTGTACTACACACTATTATACTGGTTCCTTGGATGACAACAGCTAGTTACACAATGGCTTTAATAGACAAGCAACAGTTAAAATGTACCACACTGATACCGTATTTACAGGTGGAGATAGTACACTGGGGGCCAAGTTCCTGTAAATGTGTCTATTTGGCTGGATTGCTTTCACTGAGAGCAGCCATTCTTTGTCCAAATGATGCATGAGGAAATAAAACTAGACATGTTTCCTTTCCTGATTCACAAGGGATCCTTCGCTCTCAAGACAAAATGGACCTATTGCTTTTGGTGGCTTCACTTAATAGGAAAATAACGtgtcctggaaaaaaaaaaaaacagacactggAAGTCATAATAGAAATAAGCACATATATACTGATGTATAGGAAAGAACAACATTTAGATATTAGATTAGATTCTAGAAGAGCAAATTTACCTCAGTATGTTGGAGGAATGGTGGTGCTCAATGGGTAGAGAGATGTAGGGGGGAGGCACCAAATCTGCACTTTGATAAGATGGTGATGCATTCAAATGCTGCAGGAAAAAATACTTGCAAGTGGTGAACAGAATGGAAGAGATAAATCatatttctggcatttttttgtgatatttcccGGGCGTACCAGTGTTAttacttttgtgattttgttatgttattatgatatattttggtcatttttagccTTCATGAATTCCTCCCGTTCAGCTTATCACCACTACATCATAAATGTGTGAGCAATATCGATACCCCTATTTGCTTGTTGGCTTACTTTATTTGTTGACGCTACAGCGTGAGGGATGATCAAAACTACAGAGCTCCGGAGCAGTCCGTGAAGGCATCAGCGGACTGTCAGTCGTGGAGTGGGAAGGTGTGTTTAGTTAGTGGGTTTCGGGAGCACAGCGTCACTCTCACAGCCGCGGTCTTCGCTTTTTGTTACCTCCAACTCGTGTATTTACCTGTCCCCTCTTTCCaccctattttattttttttacgcGGATACTGGTTTCGAGGAAAAAACGTTTATGGTCCTGGCTGAAGATTTCACCATGTCTCGCACTGACGAGGTTCACCGCTTGACGGAAAATGTCTATAAGGTAAGGTTGAACTAATTAATAAAGTTTGCAGATAAAGGCAGTGATGGGATTCCAGCTGTCAGACACTCTTAGAGAAAccacagtgattaaaaaaagacaaataaatcgATGAAATAAAACATATGGATGATTTGAATCCATCTGTTTCTCGTTCTctctttaaaaatgatttttttcttaatctttttacaaaaacaggcacagttgcttgttttttccccctttttttaatcagaaatgctCTGTCTTCCACCTCCACACAATTCTACGCTGCACCAGGTTTGATTTGCCTTAGGCATCACCTTTCGGCTAAAATTCCccttgcaaaaaaataaaatcgaaGTCACTCGTTCAGTGTGTTCCTTCCTGCCTATTGTACTAATAGTCCACCTACAACACTGATAGTAGGCTCTTCCTGGGATACCAGTGGGCTCATACAGCCCAGTTTGCTCACATAGGAACATACTGCATTCCAGAAGTCAGTGTTTGACTGGCAGAGACGGTTGAGCTCCCTGTTGCAACAAGTAAACATTTGCCCCATAGGGACTTTCAAACCTGTTCTTCATAAAAGTACCCGTGTGAACTCTGCATGCAATTGTTAGACTAATCCACAATTCTTAAAAGAAACATTCttagttttaaaaaagcacaaaaaacaagagTAGATTATTTTGACTATTAGCCAatttatttgattgattttatctGTTCAATAGCagaaaatggaattaaaaaGAAAGTCAAAACCTAAACGTATTCAGTCACACCCAATGTGAGGAGAGTGTGGAAATTCGTCATCTATCACCTAACAGTGCCTACCATTGTTTGTTGATACACGACTGCAATGTTCATTTGATTATGAAAGTGGCTGATGAATAATTTGATGTAGTCAGCCAATCCATTAATCATCTGGTCGTTTTAGCACTAATTGCTGTATAATTAAGTAAAACTCTTTGCAGACTTTGTGCGTCCCTTTTGTTGCCATGTTTTAAAAGTTGCAGCCATTAATGGAAGGTTACCAAAGCTTCTTGTCACCAGGCTTCTGCATTAAGGTAATGTCAGGTTTCTGTTGCAGTTCCAGGTGGTCTGTTTCAGTATGTCTTATTATTTTGCATGTGATAACTTGGAATTTACTTCTGCCCCCACACCTTTAACCAGCAGTAACCAGAAATCAACTATTAAGTTGAGTTAAGCTGCTGTTTCTACTATATGAAATCCAACAGGAGGTCAAATGAGCAgattggtgttttgttttttttttgtttttttaaaggaagcAAATGTCTCTGCACTAAACTGGTCACACAGCCCAGAGTGTGTCCTCATTGTCATGCATTGTCAGGAAGTGTTTACACCTCCTAATGTGGGTTAATCAACATGGACACATTGTAGGTGTCTGGATCTTGAACCCCTCGCCTCTTTCTGTAGATGGTGTTCATTCGAGTCCAGTGTTGCGGCTCTTTCTCTGGGGATGAAGGCGCCCCGTCAGAGCCCTGACAGCCAGCACTGGTGATGGGCAGTGGAGCAGAGACACCGAGTCCCTCTTCCACACTGGGGATCTGACCCAAAAGCTAGGAGGTCAGAGAGAGTGTCATGTATAGTCGCTGCTTATTTGGCATTCGTCATGCTTTCCTCACCAACCCTACAGCGTGAAAGCAAGTTTCTTGGTGCGCTTTTAATATTTAAAGAGAAAGCCTCAGCTGCTTGACTTAACtgtttctcagcgttgaaaagCATCAGTTGTTAGGTGTGTATACCAAAGCTACGACCACTAATTGAGTAGTTGGTTGGAAATTAATCAtcaactatttttaaaaatccctaaCTATTTACTGATTCTGTTGTATAATATTGTACAACAGCCTTTGAGTGTTGAATAGTGCTGCACTGGTTacttgattaattgattagttgtgtGCTAATACAATGATTTTCAGCTATTTTGATGATTCATTAAGCGGTTTGAGTAAGTTTTGAAGAAAAAGTCttaaattctctgatttcagCTTCGTTAATGTGAATTCTTCAGAGGTTTTTTTCACTCTTCTGTAATAGTAAACTGTAGTACACTAAATATCTTTTAGTTGTGCATAAAATAAGACATCCGAGGACATCATTTTGGGCTTCGGAAAACAATGATCTacttttttcagaattttgggatttttttgagCGAACCAGTTAATCGACTAAGGAAATAACTGGCAGATTAAGTGACAATTAAAATGACTGTTAGGTGCAGCCCTCATGTTGAACTTGTTGTGGAATAAAGTATTTTTCACcgttttatgatgttttatgcACTCAACTCTTCATTGATAAAGCAAGAAAATGATCTACAGTTCGGTCAGTGATGAAAATAGCAATAATAACAAGGTTTTGTcctcaaaacaatgatttttaaaaatcggCTGTAGGGATATGTGGTAATCAGTATGTTCAGGCAATCTGCTGGTATTAGTTTAGTTGCAGAATGACATAGTGTCTGAGATTGAAATGCAGACTGTCAGCTTTAATTTCATGGGACTGTCTGCTTCACTGAGGGAACAGTGGAGCTGGAGTTGTtggattaaaataaaataaaaactaaattgaaCTAAACTGACAATATGTCTGATTTCCCCACATAATTAGTGGGAGAGACAGCAGGGCACAGAGATGTGATAATTCGTACTGGAGTGAAGAGTAAAATCAATATTGATCCCTCTTATCTTCACAGTACAGATTTTTACCTTCTTTATTGCACTAATTGTTTGTACTGATTGGTTGTCGAGAGTTCCATACACTTCTAAGTGTTGGAAACACTCCAGCCGCCAGTTTTTGTGAGCAAAATAATTGCTTTAACTTCCACAACCATGTCTGGCCGCCAGTGCCCTGCCTATTGCTCAGCTCCATACACATTCAAAGGCCCCCGTAGACAGTAattgtgtttgtctgctttGTATGCAATCAAAAGTCTCCCGAGGAAGAGGAGATGTAAAAACATACGGCGGCTGTAAAGGCATTGCAGGCAGCAGCTGGGCAGATACTGAGTAATCGCAGGGGAGAAGAGCGGGGTAACTGCACTGTTGTGACTCATGTTAGCCcagttgagtgtgtgtgtttaacaggGCTGGAACTGTAGACACAGTGAGGGCGAGACTGGAGGTTCTGAATCTCACCGTGAGGGTTGTTCCTTTTGGTAAAGGCCAGGGGCACTCCTTAGTTCTCCGAGATGGCTTTATCTTAACCAACAGGGGAGTCAACCCTGTAAACCCAGCAATCTCTGCATGATGCTCCATGACTCACTCCAGATTTCCTCCCTCACATAGACAGGCAGTTCCAGACGTGGCGATTGGCATCCAGTCATTCCCGTGCTGACATGGTGAGACAGATACTTAAGACCGAGGGTGCTTGCGTGTTTGCGAGTGTTTGTCTGCACCACTGTCATCTCCACCAGCTGGCCGTGTCACTGGGTGTCTGAGAAAGGTGATGCCCGAGGTCAAGCCTCTTAGCATGTCGATGGATGAAGTCTGAGCACTGACCAGGCTGGGGCTGGGGGGAGGACGAGTCGAAGTGAGCAAACAGATTAACCGGACTAGAAGCTAAAGAAGAGTAGGCCTATGTGTTAGTAAGAATATGATAAGAGTAGTGGATGTTGAATGTTATGTGGAAGCAAAGTGAGCGTGCACACCCTCTAGAACAACGGaactttttgcatgtttttgtcgtaGGATGTGTTGTGTGCCCAGTACATGTGGTGCAGGTTTTGAACACACCCTGGCAGGTAAAGGAGCAGAAGGGTGTGGCTCATCTCTACCAGCCCTCAGGACAGCGCTCATTTTCCCATGCAACACCACTCCCTAATTGTCAACACAGCCATTTTCTCAAATGGCTGCTGTGAATACCGCAAAATAGCTATTTGATATTAACCAGATCAAGTGTGATTTGCTATACACGCTTGTTATAAGAGCTTCATTGGGGCCACAAGTCCCATGGTGCTGCTGCAGTATACCGTTTGATAAAAAAGCCTTCATCTCAGATACAGTCTCTCTGCCTAAAAGACATCTTGTTATATAATAGGTTTCTCTCTCAGTTGCAATATTGTCGTGACATTCGCTCAAACGAATGATattctgatgatgatgataagaGAACTACAGTTTCTACCACAATCTCATGTGGGAGATCTGAACAGGTGGTCTCTTAGCAACAACGTGCCATTATTCTTATGTGTTTCTGTCATATCATTGTGCTAAAAGACTTGCAGTTGGTGAAGGGCTACAGAAGGCGAGTGAGAGGGAGGAAAAGCAGTAGAGAGGGAggttatgtcattttttttttttttgcagacatgCACATGTTTATTTCAGAAATGGATTAAAAGGGAATGTGGAACTGATGAAAGGGCTTCATAAAACCCCCAGAAAGGGTCCAGTGTAAACTAACCTTGTTTGCTGTATACAGAGTGCTCTGTGCTGTCCCCATGGTCTTCCATTAAGAAGTTGGCTAGAGTCACTTGAATGAAGATGTcatccatttctttttttttaacatttttttcttgctgtagATCACATCAGGCGCCAGTCGCCTTTATAATATGCGATTTAAAGGagtttaaaatgacttcagCTCCTGAACATCTGCCTCCAGAATATAGTGTTTCAACAAGTTTATGCCTGCTGGTGCCTGAGGCCTTGAAAAGATTGCATTATGCACTGCAGGAGATATCATAACATTCATTGCCTGTGGAACAGCAGATTTGTTCCCTGTGCCTTTGACTGCGATGCAGAAAGAGGACTATTGCTCCACACACCCACCTTCTCTGCACGTCTGGGGGCGGATGGTTTAGAGAcattctctcttttcttttactcatcattgctTTTTCAAGGATAGAGACTGGAGATGCTCAGCGCTAAATCCAAGGCTACACTGTATTGACTGCAAAGAAGCTTCACAGCTGTCACTAAGAGAGGGTTGATTTGAAGTCACCTTGTTAGCCTGGCtgttgtctaaaatgtcacttgtatgtaacaaaaacaacatacatAATAACATATGCTGATCTTCTTtgtgctgtaaaaaaacaacaaaaaacatcaaaatacttttttttttggaggagatggagatgaagagaaagaaaatagatGGAGACATTCCACATCCTTGTTGAAATAGTCCCTAATTACTGTGGAGGGTGAAGCTGTAATTACACAGACTGAATAAGACACAGACGCAGGGACAGAAATTTTCAGTTAGTACTGTGGCAGTGACAATGGCCTCACATTTATGGGTCGTAGGCTACAGTTAACATGCCTGTGGCTACTGTTACTGTATGTGTCTGTGGTAGATGTTCAGCTGCTACTTTAAGTAGCACTGGCCACACTACACCCACCAGGCTAGCTAAGCAGGCAGTCATAGTGGTCCTCTGAGCCCCAAACCAGTCATACTATTGTACAGCAAGTAGGTAACTCTGCATGCATACCCATGGGTTTGAATGCTCCTTTTAGTGAGAACAGTTCCTTTGGGAAACTTTGCCATTGGGATGTAAAGTGACTAATTCTGCACGCTCTCCACTATGGCACTCCATATTTTCGGTTTGTTTATTCATAATTTCACTATGCATTTTTACATATCCTTTTTAAGTGTTAGCACACTCTTTCCTCCATCTTACAATTCATGTAATTAATGGCTGAGGAATTCCACTAGTTAAAAAGACAGCCACTGTGAGCTACAGAAATAGGAcatgtaaacacatttttagttgCCATTTGTTAGAAACATGGCTTTCagtctgttttggactgtggtgAAATGTTTCAAGGTTGAGGTCAGCATTGTGACCCTCACTCAGAACATCCATAATTTATAGAAACCCTTCCTCGAAGTTTTGAAACCACcatgcaaaaatacagattttctgATCAAGTAACccaaatataaataaagcttCATTGAATGTGATGTTTCATTTGATTTGATGGCCATTTGGAGGAATAGCAGTGCTATTTTTGAAGGTTTGAAATCGTGTTTTTAATAAACTTTAGAGAAGTGTATCCTTTTCCTccacaaaaaaaagcagtggATCTTTTGCTGGTCAAAGGACGAGAGCCAGCAAATAAGACTGGGTCTTTGTTGCTGTGGTAACCAGCGTCTGTATTGAGTTAGTTTAGTGCCTGATGCTGAGATAGATGGAGAGGAGGGGGTCACACTGGCTGCACATGAcagcaaagcaaacaaacacagtaaataGTTGGTCTCTGGTGAGCAAATGATTTGTTGTGCAG
This window harbors:
- the LOC110953934 gene encoding charged multivesicular body protein 6-like yields the protein MGNVFGRKSRPSRVTEQDKAVLQLKQQRDKLKQYQKRITLQLEKERLLAKQLLKDGKKQKALLLLKKKRYQDQLLDKTENQISNLERMVQDIEFMQIEMKVIEGLKVGNDCLKSMHEIMSIEDVERILDETQESIEYQRQIDEMLAGALTQEDEDAVLAELEAITQGEDVALPEVPTEPIPEVPEAATAEPDRREAKNKPDREMLAA